The following nucleotide sequence is from Halorussus caseinilyticus.
CCCAAGAGGACCTCGACAACCCGGCGCTCCTGCTCGGCGCGCGCGGGCGATTCCTCTACGACATCACGGTCAAGGGGAAGGCCGCCCACGGTTCCCAACCCCACAAGGGAGTCAGCGCGCTGGTGGACGCCGGACGACTCGCGGAGGGCCTGACCGAAATCGAGGTCGGGAGCCACGACAAACTGGGCGACGGGTCGGTCTGCCCGCTCATGCTCGAATCCGGTAGTCAGACGCTCTCGGTGCCCGAGCGCGCCCGCCTGATGGTGGACCGCCACGTCGTCGTCGGCGAGACGGCGGAGTCCGTGCGCGCCGACGCCGAGGAAGTCGTCGCGGAGTTGGACCTTGAAAGCGAGGTGGAAATCAGCTTCCGCGAGGCCCCCGACCCCGGCATCAAGTACGGGCCGTACGTCACCGACGAGGACCACGAACTCGTCGGGGCCTTGCAGGACGCGACCCGCGAAGTCGCGGGCGTGGACCCCGAACTCGGCTACTTCGCCAGCGTCGGCGACTTCAACTATCTGGGCGACCGGGCGGGCCTGCCGACGGTCATCGTCGGTCCCGACGGCGAGAACATCCACGGCGCGGGCGAGTTCGTCTACACCGACGAGGTGGTCGAAGTCGCGGAAATCGTGACGGAGGCGGCGGCCGAGTTCTGCGGGTGAAATCAGGGTTTTTCTGAATTTAGACAACGATTTCAATGCTTTCCAATTCAACGCCGTGTGGCGGTTCAGCCCGATCGTTATCTTGTGGACCGAAGTCTGTACTGGCCTCTCCGACCCCGTAACAGTCTACGTAACTCTCTAACTCGACGTACGCAGTATACTCAACGTCGGGGCGAAGAAGCGTTTGTACTCCCTCTCGGAAATCTCCTTGCCGCTTTTTCCAGTCTTTGATGCTCCCCGACTCAGAGACGATTTCCGTACTCAGTTTCGCGTTGGTTGACTGGTCTACGATGTTCAAACTCAGGGACAGTTCTGACGCCGCTGATCCGACTGCAGTTAATAATCCTTCATACTCCCCTGTCGCTACGACGATTGCGCTACGGGATTCATTACCTTCTACTCGAAAATCCACCCCGAGTCGGGAAATCTCGCTTCTGTCTCCCGCTCCCATCGCGGTTATCACTGAAGCAGTCATGCGGTTCCGCTCTTGGTCATAATCGGCGCCTCCCGTTGCGAGTAGATTTCCTCTTCGTCGAGATAGACTGCTTCCTGTATTCATTTTGGTAAATACTGTCCTCTCGTCGGTGAGCGCTCTGGGTGGTTCTTCTGTAGTCGTCTGTGGTGGGGCAAATTTTGCCACAATACCACCACTTGGAATAGATTTCCGAATATCCGACCGTGCTTGCTCTTTCTCTTCCGTCGGTGGCGATTCCAACTGTGATACCTCAATTGTAATGATATATCTGGCTCTCGTTTCTTCGACACTCACACCAGGTAATTTACTGAGAAGAGTAATTTCAGTCTCGTATTCCGGAGTAGCTGGTATGACAATGGTCTCGGTATCTGCCTCCTGTTTTAATTTATGTACTAGTGTATTTCGTGGTATCAGCAGTCCACCAGCGAATGTCCGTAACGCTGTTCTCCGATTCATCTGCTTTTGACAGGCTCCCATGGTTCACCACTAATTTCGATGCTACTTTTTCACACCACATATTTCATTTTGAATACGTCTAGAAAAGTGATACACCTGGATTATTCTTGAATACAGAGCGGAAATAATCCGTGACTCCGACAAGTAAAACGTCTCTAAGGATGGTTTTAAGACTTCCTTATATAATCCGATTCGTCATCTCCTCGCCCGCGTCCACGCGCTCGACGTTCTCCCGGACTAACTCCGCGATGTGTCGGAAGTAATCGCGCTCGGCCGCGGCGCGGTGAGGAGTCACGATGACCTCCTCCATCTCCCACAGCGGCGAGTCCTCGGGCAGGGGTTCCTCCTCGAATACGTCCAGACCCGCGCCAGCAATCTCGTCGCCGCGGAGCGCGGCGACGAGTTCGTCCTGCACGACGACCGACCCACGGGCGACGTTGAGGAGGTAGGCGTCCTCGCGCATCGCCGCGAACTCCGCGGCACCGAACAACCCTTCGGTCTCGTCGGTCAGCGGGACCGCCAGCGCGACGAACTTGGCGTCCGCGACGGCCTCGCCGAGGTCGTCGGGCGTGAAGACTTCCTCGGTGTGCGGGGTCGGGTCGCCCGAGCGTCGGACGCCGACGACTTCCATCCCGAGGGCGTCTGCGCGCTCGGCGATGCCCTGCCCGAGGGTGCCCAACCCGACGACGCACAATCGCTCGCCGTCGAGCGTGAACGGTTCGTCCCACGCGGGGGAAGCCCACTCGTGGGACTGCTGGCTTCGGACGTAGGCGTAGAGTCGGCGCGCGAACGACAGCATCAGGCCGACCGCGAACTCGCCGACGCTGGCGTCGTGGATGCCGGTGCTGTTGGTCAGGACGACGCCTTCGTCCTCGAAGGCGTCGAGGGGGAACCGGTCGTACCCGGCCTGAATCGAGTGGACCCACTTGAGGTCGGCGTCGAGGAAGGTCTCGGAGTAGCCGAACGTCACCACCGCGTCGCAGTCGCCGAGTTCGTCGTCGCCGACCACCGGAATCGCGGGACCGAGGTCCGACAGCGCCTCGCGGAGTCGTTCGGGCGGGAAGACCGCGCTCACGGACTCGTGGACGCCGATGCGTCGTACTTGCATGGGGAAACGTCCGGAGTCTCGGCGGTTGAATCTTCGGGTCGCCGACCGCCGCCAGAACTGGCGGCGGTCGGCGAGCGCGGCCGCTATGGAACGCTACAGATTGCTCTCGCCATTAAAAATCGTTCTCTAAGCAACGTAGCGCGCGTTCAAAACCTCGTAGATATTTCTCGGCGGGTAGCGTCTCCGAAGTGGTGGCTCGGTGTAAATCCCTCGTCACAAGGGGCCGGTGGGGGTAACTGCTCGTCACGGCCACCACGAGGGGTTGGACGCTCACGGTGAAAAGCGTCACGCAGTCGGCCTTCTCAGAGGAGCCTATCCTGCACCTCTGTTCCAAAGTTTAGAGAAAAGAATATTTCAGTCATAGATTTTAATATAGTTATAGCAGTTTTAATATATTTAAATACTAAAATAGAGTGGGACAGAGTTGAGTACGACGCCGAATTCGACGGCGTTTCGGGGGTCACGTACACCCTGCTTCGGTTATAGAATCCCGTGACGTTGCCCTGTGTCCTGCTGTTCGAATGAGGGGTCGCATGTTCGAGCCAGCTAGAAGAGACCAGGGGGTACTAGTTAGTCGCCGCAGTTCGACGCAACCTGATTCTGACTGTAGATTATCGAGATGAGCGACATCGCCGCGCCGATACCGTTACCGGCCGAACTGACCGATGGGCCGCCTTTAGACCGAACCTCCTTCTGGTAGTTCCGTATCGACTGGTAGCAACCGAGGTCGATGTCGAACCCCACGGCGACCGCGTTTTCGATATACCAACTCGCCCATAGCGGGTCGTTCCAGCCGCCCTCGTCGTTTTCGTCGTTTACGTTCACTTCCAGATGATAGATTCCCGGCTCGAGGAAGACACCTGGTGCCCACTCGAACGTGTATTCGGTCGTCTGATTGGGAGGGATTTCGATGGCATTACCGCCGTATGTATCCGGATTCAGATACACACGCTGGTCGTCAATGTAGTTCTGATGGTACAAATGCGGAACGACGTGACCCCACTTGGTCTCGTCGTAGGTACTCCTGATTTCGACGGTCAACGTGGTTTCGTCACCCTCTTCCGGAAAGAGCGTATCGTCACCGACCTTCACCTCGCGGAGGTCGATGCTCTCGAACAAGCCGCTCGCACTCACTTGCTGGCCGAGTGTCGAGAATCCGAGCCCCGCTCCGAAGACGCTCCCTCCAATCTTTGCTAGTGCGTCTCGACGGGTCACACCTCCCTTCATGGATACTACTAATTAGTATTATTTCATTAGTCTTGTGGAGGCGTGGTTTGAGTTAACATCCATCCTTCTGTCGCCTCCACGCCGTGGAACGGCCAGCTACTTACTGTCACCACGTCGAGTAGCCACGAAGTTCCTCAACTACGTCCCTGAGTTCCTCGGCGTCCAACACCCCGCTCTCGGTAATCACGCCCGAAATCCAATCCGCTGGCGTCACGTCGAAGGTCGGATTCAGCACGTCGAGGTCGGTCTCGCCGTCGTACACGGCTTCGGGGTCGCCGTCCTCCAGACGCACCGCGTCGTCGGTCCGCACTTTGTCGCTGGCGGCGACGACGTAGACCGGAAGGCCCTCGCGGGCGGCGGCGCTCGCCGCCGC
It contains:
- the ddh gene encoding D-2-hydroxyacid dehydrogenase, whose product is MQVRRIGVHESVSAVFPPERLREALSDLGPAIPVVGDDELGDCDAVVTFGYSETFLDADLKWVHSIQAGYDRFPLDAFEDEGVVLTNSTGIHDASVGEFAVGLMLSFARRLYAYVRSQQSHEWASPAWDEPFTLDGERLCVVGLGTLGQGIAERADALGMEVVGVRRSGDPTPHTEEVFTPDDLGEAVADAKFVALAVPLTDETEGLFGAAEFAAMREDAYLLNVARGSVVVQDELVAALRGDEIAGAGLDVFEEEPLPEDSPLWEMEEVIVTPHRAAAERDYFRHIAELVRENVERVDAGEEMTNRII